Within Enterobacter sp. RHBSTW-00175, the genomic segment ACTTCGTCGATGTTGAGGAACGCCACCAGCAAACCTTCGAGGATATGCAGGCGCTTGAGCACTTTCTCCAGACGATGATTCAGACGACGGCGTACCGTATCGCGGCGGAACGTCAGCCACTCGGTCAGGATCTCCAGCAGGTTTTTCACCGCCGGACGCCCGTCCAGGCCAATCATGTTCAGGTTGATACGGTAGCTTTTTTCCAGATCGGTGGTGGCGAACAGGTGGTGCATGACCTGCTCCATGTCCACGCGGTTAGAACGCGGTACGATAACCAGACGGGTCGGGTTTTCGTGGTCGGATTCATCGCGCAGGTCGTCCACCATCGGCAGCTTTTTATTGCGCATCTGAGCCGCAATCTGCTCCAGCACTTTCGCCCCGGACACCTGGTGTGGCAGCGCGGTAATCACCACCGCGCCATCTTCTTTCGTCCACACCGCACGCATACGCACGGAGCCGCGACCGTTCTGATAGATTTTGCGGATTTCCGCACGTGAGGTGATGATTTCAGCTTCGGTCGGGTAGTCCGGCCCCTGCACGATATCCAGCACGTCATCCAGCGTGGTTTTCGGCTGTTCAATCAGAGTGATGGCGGCTTTTGCCACTTCGCGCAGGTTATGCGGCGGGATATCCGTCGCCATACCCACGGCAATACCGGTGGTGCCGTTCAGCAGGATGTTCGGCAGGCGCGCAGGCAGCATTTTCGGCTCCTGCATCGTGCCGTCAAAGTTTGGTACCCAGTCAACGGTTCCCTGACCCAGCTCGCCCAGCAGCACTTCGGCGTATTTAGACAGGCGGGATTCGGTATAACGCATCGCTGCGAATGACTTAGGATCGTCCGGCGCCCCCCAGTTCCCCTGCCCGTCTACCAGCGGGTAGCGGTAAGAGAACGGCTGCGCCATCAGCACCATCGCTTCGTAACAGGCGCTGTCGCCGTGCGGATGGTATTTACCGAGTACGTCACCCACGGTACGGGCGGATTTTTTGAACTTAGCGCTGGCACTCAGGCCCAGTTCAGACATTGCATAGACGATGCGTCGTTGAACGGGTTTCAGGCCATCACCGATAAACGGCAACGCCCTGTCCATGATGACGTACATGGAGTAGTTCAGGTAGGCGTTTTCCGTGAATTCATGTAGCGCGAGGCGCTCTGCCATATCGCTCATTAAATGTGATTCCTCAACTCAGAAACCTGCCGGTTTCAGGCAATATTGCCGCAGATACTACCCTATCTGGCGTGTTGAGTCACAAAGAAAAAGGGCCAGGTATGTGGCCCTTTTGGGGGTAGCGCAAAGGGTTTGATCGATATTTATTTTATTAGCGCTTCCTTTTACATTTAAATAACCCATAACGATTACTGCGTAATGTGATAAATAGCCGATTAATGATTTAACTTTATAATTATGCTTCTTTCTGAAAAAATACACTCAGGAAAAATAAATGAGCAACCTTATTTATTTAACGCTTGAGGGTGATATTCAGGGACAGATTTCTGCTGGCTGTGGCTCACAGGGCTCCGTTGGTAACCGCTATCAACAGGGACATGAAGATGAGATCTTCGTATTCAGCCTGATGCAGGCGACAGACGGCGCCAATGGCCGTGTTAACCACCGCGGCCTGCAATTTTGCAAACTCCTGGATAAAAGCTCTCCGTTACTCAGCAATGCCATTAATAATAATGAACGTCTTAATATGACGTTTGATATTTACCGGACCAATCAATACGGACGACTGGAGAAATATTATCTGATTGAAATTCGCGGTGCGACGATAAACGCCATTTATCTGAACTCAAGGATGAACGATTTAGATTATGAATATATCTCGGTGGATTATGATTATATTCTGAGTCGCCACCTGATTGCCGGCACCGAGTTTGCTTATCTGCTGACGCCGGAGCGTTATAACCAGCTCTTCCCGGTGGTGCAGAAGACCCTCCTGCCCGAAGAGTTGCCAGAACGCAAGGTGACGTTGGTGCTGGGCATATTCTTTGACGGTACCGGCAACAACGCGGTGAACACCCGAAATATGCTCGAAGCGCTGACGGCGCAGCACTTTGAGATTGATGGGCCTGATGCTGCAAGCATTCTTGCCAGAAATGCGTCAGAGAAGATGGGGATCAGCGGGATTGGGGCGACCAGTTATCTTGGGTATTACACGAACATTCACTGGTTGAATGAGTTGTATCGTTGGCAATTTCCTGAAAATAGCAGTTACGTGCAACACAGGCTGTATATAGAAGGAATTGGCACCCGGGCGGGTCAGCCTGATAACGTGATTGATATAGGACTAGGCACAGCCGAGACAGGAATTATTGCCAAAACTGACGATGCGGTAGCGCAACTGGCCGCTAAAATAAATACCGCTCTTTCCCGACTTAACGGGAAATTTGTCGTCGATGCGCTGTATTTCGACATCTTCGGCTTCAGCCGCGGCGCGGCCGCTGCACGCCACTTCGCCAACCGAATACAGGCTGAAGACAGCGCTATTATCAGTGCTATATCGACGGGTATGCGCAAATTTAGTTATTGCGGCGCACCTGCCGGAATCACCCGCTTTCTCGGCATTATGGACACCGTGGCGGCAGTCGGCACAGTAGCAAATGGACTCGATCCGCACAGCGCCGATACCGGCAGCGTTAATATCCAGCTTCGCCCCGGCGTGGCGCAGAAGGTGTTTCATCTCACCGCCCAGCACGAGTGTCGCTATAACTTCGCCCTTAACAGCGTTGCCCGCGCCTGGCCGGAACTGGCGCTCCCCGGCGTGCATTCCGATATCGGTGGCGGTTATTTGCCGCAACTGCGGGAAGACCTCTTTCTTACGCGCCCACAGGTGGAAACCCTGCCGCAAAATCAGCCCGGATCGCAGTCGCATGTTTACCAGCAGGCAATCGCGCAACTGCACGTGCTGGGACGCTCCCCCGCCATCCTGCCCATTATACGGACCAGTAAGATCACTCCCGAAATATGGGAAGACGACCGGGTACCCGACGACCACTACAGCCAACGGCAAAAACGCACATTCGCCGCCCTGACCCTGCGCCACCGGACGGTCTTTTTTGACTGGTCGAAGGTGGTACTGCGGGTCATGTTCGATGCGGCAGTTGAGGCCGGGGCGATACTTGCAGACGTCGACAAGGTCAGTACGCACAGGCTACCGGATGAACTGAAGGCGTTCAGCGACCATGCCCGGCTGATGGGAAAAGCGGCTCGTCTGGGTAAAAAAATAGCCGGTTTTACAACAGAAGAGGTGGATATGATTGCCCGGAAGTATATCCACTGCGCAGCTCACTGGAACGCGGTGGAGCTCCAGGCGTCCGGAGACTTACGGGGTGGAGCCTCCATCTCTGAAACCATCGGCTTTGTGAACCGACCGGACAGTAACTGGGTCAGAAAAATCTACAACATGGACGGAAAATAACGATGAAAAGACCACACGCACTGGCGCTTGCGCTGCTACTGACGGCTACAGGATGTAGCCCATCTAAAACCCACCCGTTACAGTCAAATCAGGCCGCCAGCGGTGACTGGACGCTGCCGTATGGTGAATGGAACTTTTCTTTTATCACCCCTTATGAGTTACCGTCTGAGGTCCTACATGCCAGGGTGATCGATACGGATGGTTATCTGTATACTTTTAACACTCTGGACCAGGCTTCCCCTGACCCTGATTCCGTCCCGAAATGGGCTAAAAGCGCACATGGATTTGGTGACCAGTTCAACAAAGTCAAAAATCCACCCCAGTATATTGTTTTCTGCTGGGATTCCTATATTGACCAGCAAACCTACGAAACCAGCGCCATATTCGGACCCGACACCTGGCTGCGCATGAAAACCCCTGCTGATCATATTTGGAGTAATGGGGACTTAGTCTGGTACGACAATATGACCTTCGGCCTGTCCCCTGGTGGCAAAGTCAATATCTGGTTCCCCGATGTCGCCGGACGCCCCAGCCTCCGCGTCAAACCCCTGAAGCTAATGACCCGTTCAGGCAAAGACCTGACCCTCTGCAAAGACTATGTCGTACCCGGCGGCAGTTTTAATTTTCTCCCCGAAACGCAGGAGTTCATAAAAGGCAAAACCTACCCCTACGGAAACTGGGATTAACAGGGATAATACCAATGAAAATAAATAACCTGTTGATACTCACGCTGTTGCTGATCGCTGCGGGATGCAGCCCGCAAAAGCGACACCCGTTACAGTCAAATCAGGCCGCCAGCGGAGACTGGACGCTGCCATATGGAGAGTGGAATTTTTCTTTTATTACCCCCTATGAACTACCGGGAGAAGCGCTTCATGTCCGCGTGATCGACACAGATGGTTATCTGTATACGTTTAACACGCTTGACTCGACTTCTCGCGACTCTGAATCCGTCGATAAATGGACAGATGTCACTTTTGGCGGGAGCGTTAATTTCAACAAAGTCAAAAAACCACCCCAGTATATTGTCTTCTGCTGGGATTCCTATATTGACCAGCAAACCTACGAAACAAGCGCCGTATTCGGGCCCGACACCTGGCTGCGCATGAAAGTCCCAGCTGATCATATCAGCCCGACGGGAAGAACGGTCTGGTACGACAGCATGGTGTTTGGCCTCTCCCCCGGCGGTAAAGTCAACGTCTGGTTATCAGATGTTGGCGGACGCCCCAGCCTCCGCGTCAAGCCCCTGAAGCTGATGACCCGCTCCGGCAAAGACCTGACCCTCTGCAAAGACTATGTCGTACCCGGCGGCAGTTTTACCTTCCTCCCCGAAACGCAGGAATTTATCAAAGGCAAAACCTACCCTTACGGGAACTGGGATTAATAAAAAAATGCCGATCGGCGACCGATCGGCATTTTTTGCATATCACCCAGCGGTTATTTATTCAGCCTGGTAACCTGCTTCACGTCGATTTCGAAATCGTTCCACTCTTTATCGACCTTACCCTGGATCTCCACTTTATCCTGCGGGCTGACCGTCACGCCGTTCCAGCGTTTGTGGTCGATTTCCACATTGACGGTGCCGGTTTCATCGCGGAAGGTATAGCGGTCATCAGACAGGCGCTGCGTGATGTTCCCGCGCAGTTTCACCCAGCTATCGTCTTTCATCTCTTTGACTTTCAGCGCGGTGGTGAGGTTGGCGTCGTTATCAATAAAACCGCCCTGCTGAGTTTGCGTCTTCGCAGTGGTGGCTGTTGGGCCAGTAAAGCCCCCTTCTGCCGCAAAGAGCGGAGCCGTGGTCATCATCATGATGGCAGCAATAGCAGCGAATTTTTTCATTTTATCTCTCCCTTTAATGTCGGTTCGCAGTCCATTAAACAGGGTAATCCTTAACAACTTCTTAAGGGGAAAATTTATTTATTATTGCTGTACAGCAGGCTTGCCCAGAGGGTTTACTGGCGTTATCAAGGAGGGAATATGCGCATCTTACTGGTAGAAGACGACAGGCTGATTGGCGATGGCCTTAAAGCCGGGCTGACGAAAATGGGCTTTAGTGTGGACTGGTTTACCGAGGGTAAAACGGGCAAAGCCGCGTTGTACGCAGCCCCCTACGATGCCGTGGTACTCGACCTGACGCTGCCGGAAATCGACGGTCTTGATATCCTGCGTGCATGGCGTGAAAACGGCCGCAGCGAGCCGGTGCTGATTTTAACGGCGCGGGATGCGCTCAACCAGCGGGTTGAAGGCCTGCGTCTTGGCGCAGATGACTATCTCTGCAAGCCCTTCGCCCTGATAGAAGTGGCTGCACGGCTTGAAGCGCTGGTACGCCGCAGCCACGGTCAGGCGCGCAGTGAACTGCGCCACGGCAGCGTGGTGCTTGATCCCACAAGCCTGATTGCCACACGCAACGGCGAAACTCTGGCGCTCAAACCCAAAGAGTTCGCGCTGCTGGAACTGCTGATGCGCAACGCCGGGCGCGTGCTGCCGCGCAAACTCATCGAAGAAAAGCTCTACAACTGGGACGATGATGTCTCCAGCAATACCGTGGAAGTTCACGTCCATCATCTGCGCCGCAAGCTCGGCACTGATTTTATCCGCACGGTGCACGGCATCGGCTACACCCTGGGTGACGCATGAAACTGACTCAACGCCTGAGCCTGAAACTGCGCCTGACGCTCCTCTTTTTATTGCTGTCACTGACGGCGTGGTTTGCCGCCAGCGTGGTGGCCTGGCAGCAGACCTCGCACAAGCTCGATAAGCTGTTCGATACGCAAC encodes:
- a CDS encoding DUF2931 family protein: MKRPHALALALLLTATGCSPSKTHPLQSNQAASGDWTLPYGEWNFSFITPYELPSEVLHARVIDTDGYLYTFNTLDQASPDPDSVPKWAKSAHGFGDQFNKVKNPPQYIVFCWDSYIDQQTYETSAIFGPDTWLRMKTPADHIWSNGDLVWYDNMTFGLSPGGKVNIWFPDVAGRPSLRVKPLKLMTRSGKDLTLCKDYVVPGGSFNFLPETQEFIKGKTYPYGNWD
- a CDS encoding DUF2931 family protein — encoded protein: MKINNLLILTLLLIAAGCSPQKRHPLQSNQAASGDWTLPYGEWNFSFITPYELPGEALHVRVIDTDGYLYTFNTLDSTSRDSESVDKWTDVTFGGSVNFNKVKKPPQYIVFCWDSYIDQQTYETSAVFGPDTWLRMKVPADHISPTGRTVWYDSMVFGLSPGGKVNVWLSDVGGRPSLRVKPLKLMTRSGKDLTLCKDYVVPGGSFTFLPETQEFIKGKTYPYGNWD
- the tssD gene encoding type VI secretion system tube protein TssD, producing MSNLIYLTLEGDIQGQISAGCGSQGSVGNRYQQGHEDEIFVFSLMQATDGANGRVNHRGLQFCKLLDKSSPLLSNAINNNERLNMTFDIYRTNQYGRLEKYYLIEIRGATINAIYLNSRMNDLDYEYISVDYDYILSRHLIAGTEFAYLLTPERYNQLFPVVQKTLLPEELPERKVTLVLGIFFDGTGNNAVNTRNMLEALTAQHFEIDGPDAASILARNASEKMGISGIGATSYLGYYTNIHWLNELYRWQFPENSSYVQHRLYIEGIGTRAGQPDNVIDIGLGTAETGIIAKTDDAVAQLAAKINTALSRLNGKFVVDALYFDIFGFSRGAAAARHFANRIQAEDSAIISAISTGMRKFSYCGAPAGITRFLGIMDTVAAVGTVANGLDPHSADTGSVNIQLRPGVAQKVFHLTAQHECRYNFALNSVARAWPELALPGVHSDIGGGYLPQLREDLFLTRPQVETLPQNQPGSQSHVYQQAIAQLHVLGRSPAILPIIRTSKITPEIWEDDRVPDDHYSQRQKRTFAALTLRHRTVFFDWSKVVLRVMFDAAVEAGAILADVDKVSTHRLPDELKAFSDHARLMGKAARLGKKIAGFTTEEVDMIARKYIHCAAHWNAVELQASGDLRGGASISETIGFVNRPDSNWVRKIYNMDGK
- a CDS encoding YgiW/YdeI family stress tolerance OB fold protein encodes the protein MKKFAAIAAIMMMTTAPLFAAEGGFTGPTATTAKTQTQQGGFIDNDANLTTALKVKEMKDDSWVKLRGNITQRLSDDRYTFRDETGTVNVEIDHKRWNGVTVSPQDKVEIQGKVDKEWNDFEIDVKQVTRLNK
- the parC gene encoding DNA topoisomerase IV subunit A, yielding MSDMAERLALHEFTENAYLNYSMYVIMDRALPFIGDGLKPVQRRIVYAMSELGLSASAKFKKSARTVGDVLGKYHPHGDSACYEAMVLMAQPFSYRYPLVDGQGNWGAPDDPKSFAAMRYTESRLSKYAEVLLGELGQGTVDWVPNFDGTMQEPKMLPARLPNILLNGTTGIAVGMATDIPPHNLREVAKAAITLIEQPKTTLDDVLDIVQGPDYPTEAEIITSRAEIRKIYQNGRGSVRMRAVWTKEDGAVVITALPHQVSGAKVLEQIAAQMRNKKLPMVDDLRDESDHENPTRLVIVPRSNRVDMEQVMHHLFATTDLEKSYRINLNMIGLDGRPAVKNLLEILTEWLTFRRDTVRRRLNHRLEKVLKRLHILEGLLVAFLNIDEVIEIIRTEDEPKPALMSRFGISETQAEAILELKLRHLAKLEEMKIRGEQNELEKERDQLQAILASERKMNNLLKKELQADAEAFGDDRRSPLHEREEAKAMNEHDMQPSEPVTIVLSQSGWVRSAKGHDIDAPGLSYKAGDSFKAAVKGKSNQPVAFIDSTGRSYAIDPITLPSARGQGEPLTGKLTLPPGATVDHMLMEADEQKLLMASDAGYGFICTFNDLVARNRAGKALITLPDNAHVMPPLVIENESDMLLAITTAGRMLMFPVSDLPELSKGKGNKIINIPSAEAAKGEDGLAHLFILPPQSTLTIHVGKRKIKLRPEELQKVVGERGRRGSLMRGLQRIDRVEIDSPARSHAGDSEE
- the qseB gene encoding quorum sensing response regulator transcription factor QseB; protein product: MRILLVEDDRLIGDGLKAGLTKMGFSVDWFTEGKTGKAALYAAPYDAVVLDLTLPEIDGLDILRAWRENGRSEPVLILTARDALNQRVEGLRLGADDYLCKPFALIEVAARLEALVRRSHGQARSELRHGSVVLDPTSLIATRNGETLALKPKEFALLELLMRNAGRVLPRKLIEEKLYNWDDDVSSNTVEVHVHHLRRKLGTDFIRTVHGIGYTLGDA